A stretch of Schistocerca nitens isolate TAMUIC-IGC-003100 chromosome 6, iqSchNite1.1, whole genome shotgun sequence DNA encodes these proteins:
- the LOC126263490 gene encoding LWamide neuropeptides-like: MGKSQIWEIRKYGINANMGKTQIWEKRKYGKSANMGKAQIWAKRKYGKSANMGKAHIWEKRKYGKSANMGKAQTWEKRTYGKSAHMGKAHICEKRTYGNSAHMGKAHIWEKRTYGKSAHMGKAHIWEKRTYGKSAHMGKGRIWEKHTYGKNAHMGKTHIWEKRTYGKSAHMGKAHIWEKRTYGKNAHMGKTHIWEKRKYGKHANMGKTQIWEKRKYGKNANMRKTQIWEKRKYGKNANMANVGNTQIWEKRKYGKNANMGKTQIWEKRIYGETHIWEKRIYGKNAYVGKTHMWEKRIYGKNVNMGKTQIWEKRKYGKKHQGFTKYASKANMGKTHIWEQRIYGKNAYMGKTHIWEKRIYGKNAYMGKTHIWDKRKYGINENMG; encoded by the exons atgggaaaatcgcaaatatgggaaatacgcaaatatgggataaacgcaaatatgggaaaaacgcaaatatgggaaaagcgcaaatatgggaaaagtgcaaatatgggaaaagcgcaaatatgggcaaagcgcaaatatgggaaaagcgcaaatatgggaaaagcgcacatatgggaaaagcgcaaatatgggaaaagcgcaaatatgggaaaagcgcaaacatgggaaaagcgcacatatgggaaaagcgcacatatgggaaaagcgcacatatgcgaaaagcgcacatatgggaacagcgcacatatgggaaaagcgcacatatgggaaaagcgcacatatgggaaaagcgcacatatgggaaaagctcacatatgggaaaagcgcacatatgggaaaagtgcACATATGGGAAAAGGGCGCATATGGGAAAAgcacacatatgggaaaaacgcacatatgggaaaaacgcacatatgggaaaagcgcacatatgggaaaagcgcacatatgggaaaagcgcacatatgggaaaaacgcacatatgggaaaaacgcacatatgggaaaaacgcacatatgggaaaaacgcaaatatgggaaacacgcaaatatgggaaaaacgcaaatatgggaaaaacgcaaatatgggaaaaacgcaaatatgagaaaaacgcaaatatgggaaaaacgcaaatatgggaaaaacgcaaatatgg caaatgtgggaaacacgcaaatatgggaaaaacgcaaatatgggaaaaacgcaaatatgggaaaaacgcaaatatgggaaaaacgcatatatggggaaacgcatatatgggaaaaacgcatatatgggaaaaacgcatatgtgggaaaaacgcatatgtgggaaaaacgcatatatgggaaaaacgtaaatatgggaaaaacgcaaatatgggaaaaacgcaaatatgggaaaaag catcaagggttcactaaatatgcttcaaaagcaaatatgggaaaaacgcatatatgggaacaacgcatatatgggaaaaacgcatatatgggaaaaacgcatatatgggaaaaacgcatatatgggaaaaacgcatatatgggaaaaacgcatatatgggataaacgcaaatatgggataaacgaaaatatgggataa